One segment of Bacillus alkalisoli DNA contains the following:
- a CDS encoding cell wall-binding repeat-containing protein — protein MYRKIKIIIAFTLVMYLVPNIGQVHATTCTTPNNIVINQLLTEEALKQNVPPEIVKAIALKESDWEQCENGKPHISPDGGIGIMQVTDHEGEYNFDTNRLKTDIQYNIQVGVTILNDKWRLGGSVIPTLNDKNRDVLENWYFAVMAYNGLVHRNSPRFRDGGSRNYNTYQDDVFKIIKESNHSLQLNLALTEVKIEDLQYLDNNRLSFREKHYNLKGNFQLTKHKFKANEFVLTPQSLTLRDAPSTQGKAIKSLSNEVVTIQGGIAYDQRNSIHNHFVWYPVITQDGREGYVASSYLSYFGERISGGSRFLTAVEVSKSGWDRADTVVLTKNNDFPDALAGAPLAAKLDAPILLTHKDRLTPETEQRIKELKAKHVVILGGINAVSTTVEKALEENGLTVERIGGGNRYETAALIAKRLGGNPEKAIVTYGGNYPDALSIAPYAATKGYPILLSRKTLLPDETRNALKGISSTYVIGGENVISESIRREVKGTRISGGNRFATSVAIAEYFKMSTDEVYIATGLNFADALTGSVLAGKNNAPILLVRQITLPPEVKDYVQKQEVKSFKVLGGSSVVSDSLVNNLVKTK, from the coding sequence GTGTATAGGAAAATAAAAATAATAATCGCCTTTACGCTTGTTATGTATTTAGTTCCAAATATAGGGCAAGTACATGCAACAACTTGTACCACTCCTAATAATATTGTAATTAATCAATTGCTAACAGAAGAAGCGTTAAAACAAAATGTTCCACCAGAGATTGTAAAAGCAATTGCTTTGAAGGAGTCCGATTGGGAACAATGTGAAAATGGTAAACCACATATTTCACCTGATGGCGGAATCGGAATTATGCAAGTAACAGATCACGAAGGTGAGTATAATTTTGACACAAATAGGCTTAAAACCGATATTCAATACAATATCCAAGTAGGTGTCACGATTTTAAATGACAAATGGAGGCTTGGCGGATCCGTTATCCCTACTCTTAACGATAAAAATAGAGATGTACTAGAAAATTGGTACTTTGCCGTAATGGCTTATAATGGACTTGTACATAGAAATAGTCCTAGATTCAGGGATGGTGGATCAAGAAATTATAATACATACCAAGATGATGTTTTTAAAATTATTAAAGAAAGTAACCATTCGTTACAATTAAATTTAGCTTTAACCGAAGTGAAAATTGAAGATTTGCAGTACTTAGATAACAACAGGTTAAGTTTTCGTGAGAAACATTACAACTTAAAAGGAAACTTTCAATTAACAAAGCATAAATTTAAGGCTAATGAATTTGTTTTAACACCACAATCTTTAACATTACGCGATGCTCCATCAACGCAAGGTAAAGCTATTAAAAGTTTATCTAATGAGGTTGTGACTATTCAAGGTGGTATAGCATATGATCAAAGAAATTCTATTCACAATCACTTTGTTTGGTATCCTGTCATAACACAAGATGGACGAGAAGGATATGTTGCATCTAGTTATTTAAGCTACTTCGGGGAACGAATATCGGGAGGTAGTCGATTTTTGACAGCGGTCGAAGTTTCTAAAAGTGGTTGGGATCGAGCAGACACGGTAGTACTTACAAAAAACAATGATTTCCCAGATGCCCTTGCGGGTGCTCCTTTAGCAGCGAAGTTGGATGCACCAATTTTATTAACGCACAAAGATCGCCTGACTCCCGAAACAGAACAACGAATAAAAGAACTAAAAGCTAAACACGTTGTTATTCTTGGTGGAATAAATGCTGTTTCCACAACAGTTGAAAAAGCGTTAGAGGAGAATGGATTAACAGTTGAAAGAATTGGTGGAGGGAACCGTTACGAAACGGCGGCGTTAATAGCAAAACGTTTAGGCGGAAATCCTGAAAAGGCAATCGTTACTTACGGTGGCAATTATCCGGATGCCCTTTCCATTGCGCCATATGCAGCAACGAAAGGATATCCAATATTATTATCGAGAAAAACCCTCTTACCAGATGAAACGAGAAATGCGCTTAAAGGAATATCTTCCACATATGTAATTGGTGGTGAAAATGTCATCTCTGAAAGCATAAGAAGAGAAGTTAAAGGCACAAGAATTAGTGGGGGAAATCGATTTGCGACATCGGTTGCTATTGCTGAATATTTTAAAATGTCTACAGACGAAGTTTATATTGCAACTGGCTTGAATTTTGCAGATGCATTAACAGGTTCTGTACTTGCAGGGAAGAATAACGCGCCAATCCTATTGGTTCGTCAAATTACTCTCCCACCAGAAGTGAAGGACTATGTACAGAAACAAGAGGTAAAGAGCTTTAAAGTATTAGGTGGATCATCGGTTGTTAGTGATAGTTTAGTTAATAACTTAGTTAAAACAAAATAA
- the wecB gene encoding non-hydrolyzing UDP-N-acetylglucosamine 2-epimerase: MVKKIKVMTIFGTRPEAIKMCPLVLELEKHSENIESIITVTAQHREMLDQVLSIFQVTPDYDLNIMKDRQTLTDVTVRALEGLDEVMKQVKPDIVLVHGDTTTTFVASLAAFYNQIAVGHVEAGLRTWNKYSPFPEEINRQITGVIADLHFAPTEKSSHNLLQENKEKENIFITGNTAIDALKTTIGDNYTHEVLRKIGDDRMILLTAHRRENLGEPMRNMFRAINRLVNEHEDVQVVYPIHMNPAVREIANEIIGDNPKVHLIEPLGVYDFHNFASRAYIILTDSGGVQEEAPSLGVPVLVLRDTTERPEGIEAGTLKLAGTDEETIYKMAYELLNDMHAYEKMAKASNPYGDGNASQRIVQAILYHFDLAEKPDVFQA, translated from the coding sequence ATGGTTAAGAAAATAAAGGTAATGACTATTTTTGGGACAAGACCAGAAGCGATAAAGATGTGTCCTTTAGTGTTAGAACTCGAGAAGCACTCAGAAAATATAGAATCAATTATTACGGTAACGGCACAACATCGTGAAATGTTAGATCAAGTATTAAGTATTTTTCAAGTAACTCCTGATTATGACTTAAATATTATGAAAGATCGACAAACTCTAACAGATGTTACAGTACGTGCTCTTGAAGGTTTAGATGAAGTGATGAAGCAAGTTAAACCTGATATCGTTTTAGTTCATGGGGATACAACTACAACATTTGTTGCAAGTCTAGCAGCTTTCTATAATCAAATTGCAGTAGGACATGTAGAAGCAGGTTTACGTACGTGGAATAAATACTCTCCATTCCCAGAAGAAATAAATCGTCAAATTACTGGTGTTATTGCAGATTTACATTTTGCACCAACTGAAAAATCTAGTCATAATTTACTTCAAGAAAATAAGGAAAAGGAAAATATTTTTATTACTGGAAACACAGCAATTGATGCGCTAAAAACAACTATTGGTGATAATTACACCCACGAGGTGCTTCGTAAAATTGGCGATGACAGGATGATTCTTTTAACAGCTCATAGACGTGAAAATTTAGGAGAACCAATGCGTAACATGTTTAGAGCGATAAATAGATTAGTAAATGAACACGAAGATGTTCAAGTAGTATATCCGATACATATGAATCCTGCTGTACGTGAAATTGCAAACGAAATAATTGGAGATAATCCAAAAGTACATTTAATTGAGCCATTAGGTGTATATGATTTTCATAATTTTGCATCAAGAGCTTATATTATATTGACAGATTCAGGCGGTGTGCAAGAAGAGGCACCTTCGTTAGGTGTTCCGGTATTAGTTTTACGGGACACGACTGAACGACCTGAAGGAATTGAAGCTGGTACGTTGAAATTAGCTGGAACTGATGAGGAAACTATTTATAAAATGGCATATGAGTTGTTAAATGATATGCATGCTTATGAAAAAATGGCAAAAGCATCCAATCCTTACGGAGATGGGAATGCTTCGCAAAGGATTGTGCAGGCGATATTGTACCATTTTGATCTAGCTGAAAAACCTGATGTATTTCAGGCATAG
- a CDS encoding GNAT family N-acetyltransferase, giving the protein MSVRRYKQGDAPKIRNLFKKVFQKEYTEKMWKWKFECNFDEKQEPWVLVYEEGNAILGHISLWVNDAYVYGEKKKIGLRIDTMVDPDSRGKGIYEKLNEYLLKEAKKDNIEFLYGFPAPKAKELFIKHTGAEHMIDMPRYISILRPFILMSSKLPILSVGKKLDDIIFRRRKKKLENKDSSNYEIKEVNRCSQEFDELAENTKDMYKAWLVRDSNYLNWRYIQHPEKDYKLFGCYEQEKLVGYIVIGKSSNVAKNITTGIILDFLFIEKDGISELLLNKAMEYLIDVSVIQTWALPNSSVIATLEKGGFILKDSPMPLVGIEVNPQLSELRKHEKWCITPGDVDSF; this is encoded by the coding sequence ATGAGTGTAAGAAGATATAAACAGGGGGATGCCCCAAAAATTCGTAACCTATTTAAGAAAGTGTTTCAAAAAGAGTATACGGAAAAAATGTGGAAATGGAAATTTGAGTGTAATTTCGACGAAAAGCAAGAGCCATGGGTTTTAGTTTATGAAGAAGGTAATGCCATTTTAGGTCATATTAGCTTATGGGTAAACGATGCGTATGTTTATGGTGAAAAAAAGAAAATTGGCTTGAGGATTGATACAATGGTAGATCCTGATTCAAGAGGAAAAGGGATTTATGAAAAGTTAAACGAATATTTATTAAAGGAAGCAAAGAAAGATAACATAGAGTTCTTATATGGATTCCCAGCACCTAAGGCAAAGGAGCTTTTCATTAAACACACTGGTGCAGAGCATATGATTGACATGCCAAGATATATTTCCATTTTAAGACCATTCATTTTAATGTCTTCTAAACTCCCTATCCTTTCGGTTGGTAAGAAGTTAGATGATATTATATTTCGTAGAAGAAAAAAGAAGCTAGAAAATAAAGATAGTAGTAATTATGAAATAAAAGAGGTAAATCGATGTAGTCAGGAGTTCGATGAGTTAGCTGAAAATACGAAGGATATGTATAAGGCTTGGTTAGTTAGAGACTCGAATTATTTAAACTGGAGATACATACAACATCCTGAGAAAGATTACAAACTATTTGGTTGCTATGAGCAGGAAAAGCTAGTAGGATATATTGTTATAGGAAAAAGTAGTAATGTAGCAAAAAATATTACAACTGGTATTATTTTAGATTTCTTATTTATTGAAAAAGATGGTATAAGTGAGCTTCTACTTAATAAAGCTATGGAGTATTTAATAGATGTATCTGTTATTCAAACTTGGGCATTACCTAATAGTTCCGTTATTGCCACTCTAGAAAAAGGCGGCTTTATTTTAAAAGATAGTCCGATGCCTCTAGTTGGTATAGAAGTAAATCCTCAATTAAGCGAATTAAGAAAACACGAAAAATGGTGTATTACACCTGGAGATGTAGATTCTTTTTAA
- a CDS encoding PIG-L deacetylase family protein, whose amino-acid sequence MMKRRVLSFIKPFITPINKIILSNYFKGVHSVQPLSEKRVLLLAPHVDDETIGAGGTLKAYADLGAETHVLFLTDGSGSNSNEDARLIVKQRKEEAKEVQKLLKITSIDFLDEKDGELRSTSKVQQRLKQKIESIRPEVIFIPVFVDCHPDHIATSHILLDTLSSIDSAWKNDIKIRLYEINTLLPKEEINCIVDITKYMDVKQATVNVFASQAIDFDGFMALSSLKSNLVENHAVKAVETFMELSVSELDERIKNNSAKEYSKYFKQVNKEATLLYAIFKNLKYKEKVYQHCASTKWNDVKYK is encoded by the coding sequence ATGATGAAAAGAAGGGTATTAAGTTTCATTAAACCTTTTATCACACCTATAAATAAAATAATCCTTTCGAATTACTTTAAAGGTGTCCATTCTGTTCAACCGTTATCCGAAAAAAGAGTGTTATTACTAGCGCCACATGTAGATGACGAGACGATTGGAGCAGGAGGAACATTAAAAGCATATGCGGATTTAGGGGCAGAAACCCATGTGCTTTTTTTAACAGATGGCTCTGGTAGTAATTCTAATGAAGATGCAAGATTAATTGTAAAGCAACGAAAAGAGGAAGCCAAAGAAGTACAAAAGTTATTAAAAATAACCAGTATAGATTTCTTAGATGAAAAAGATGGGGAGTTAAGAAGTACTTCAAAAGTTCAACAACGATTAAAACAAAAAATAGAATCAATCCGCCCTGAAGTAATATTTATCCCTGTTTTTGTAGATTGTCATCCAGACCATATTGCTACTAGTCATATACTACTAGACACGCTCTCCTCAATAGATAGTGCATGGAAAAATGATATTAAAATTAGGTTGTATGAAATTAATACGTTACTACCGAAGGAAGAAATTAATTGTATAGTTGATATAACAAAGTATATGGATGTAAAACAAGCAACAGTAAACGTATTTGCTTCGCAAGCTATTGATTTTGATGGGTTTATGGCTCTTTCTTCGTTAAAAAGTAACTTAGTAGAAAATCATGCAGTTAAAGCTGTTGAAACTTTCATGGAATTAAGTGTTTCAGAGTTGGATGAGCGGATAAAAAACAACTCTGCAAAGGAATATAGCAAGTATTTTAAACAAGTTAATAAAGAAGCTACTCTATTATATGCTATTTTTAAAAATCTAAAATATAAAGAAAAAGTGTATCAACATTGTGCTAGTACTAAGTGGAATGATGTCAAATATAAATAA
- a CDS encoding WecB/TagA/CpsF family glycosyltransferase has protein sequence MSNTEQVLDVNVTSLNYDQLISSVNQKIMGNEQANIIAINPEKIMTLQKDQKLKNLINSATFTIPDGIGIVFASKLNNGKISSRITGVDLFIRLLELANEKQYKIFLYGAKKQVVEKAVGNIEKKYPNLTVAGYKDGYVKDQNELIEEINQSGAQLLFVALGSPRQEYWIEENKSKLNVNIFQGVGGSFDVISGEVKRAPFLFRKTGLEWFYRLLSQPKRLRRQLALPKFLIKVLFHTKRRH, from the coding sequence ATGTCTAATACTGAACAGGTTTTGGATGTAAATGTTACAAGTTTAAATTATGATCAACTAATTTCTAGTGTTAATCAAAAAATTATGGGGAATGAACAAGCAAATATTATAGCTATTAACCCTGAGAAAATTATGACACTACAAAAAGATCAAAAGCTAAAAAACTTAATTAATAGTGCAACGTTTACTATTCCCGATGGAATTGGAATTGTATTTGCATCTAAGCTTAATAATGGGAAAATTTCTAGTCGTATAACAGGTGTAGATTTGTTTATTCGACTTTTAGAATTAGCAAATGAGAAACAGTATAAGATATTTTTGTATGGTGCAAAAAAACAAGTTGTGGAAAAAGCTGTAGGTAATATAGAAAAAAAATATCCAAACTTAACAGTTGCTGGTTATAAAGACGGTTATGTAAAGGATCAAAATGAGTTAATTGAAGAAATTAACCAATCAGGTGCGCAACTACTTTTTGTTGCACTTGGTAGTCCGAGGCAGGAATACTGGATAGAAGAGAATAAAAGTAAATTGAATGTTAATATTTTCCAAGGTGTGGGTGGAAGCTTTGATGTTATTAGTGGGGAAGTGAAACGAGCTCCTTTCTTGTTTAGAAAAACAGGATTAGAGTGGTTTTATCGATTACTTTCCCAACCTAAAAGATTACGTAGACAGTTAGCCTTACCTAAGTTTTTAATCAAAGTTTTATTTCATACTAAAAGAAGGCATTAA
- a CDS encoding nucleotide sugar dehydrogenase — MINKICIVGLGYIGLPTSAIFAASGINVIGVDISEKIVNKINMGEIHIEEPGLPELVKRVVAEGKLKASTLPEQSDAYIIAVPTPIHEDYRANVDYVVSACEKIAPLVQAGDIVIVESTIPPRTISDVVAPIFNEVGLSENDIFLAHCPERVLPGRILTELIENTRIVGGLTPEATKKAADLYRLVVTGDVIETDSTTAEMTKLMENTFRDVNIALANELVKISKHLGINAHDVIQFANKHPRVNLHLPGPGVGGHCLAVDPYFIIEKAPEQAKLIQTSRDINNSMPSFVVQNIKEIISNIANPKVAILGVTYKGNIDDYRESPALDVINILEGEKNITLAIHDPHVLNEKAPFDLLSLEEALDGADLAVILSDHHEFKEIVSSNVLATMNNNVLFDTKGICTQTDESNTVLYNFNNIYTIKPI; from the coding sequence ATGATTAATAAAATATGTATTGTCGGACTTGGATATATAGGTTTACCCACTTCGGCCATTTTCGCTGCATCTGGTATTAACGTGATTGGAGTAGACATTAGTGAAAAAATCGTTAACAAGATTAATATGGGAGAGATTCACATTGAGGAACCTGGGCTTCCGGAATTAGTGAAACGCGTAGTTGCGGAAGGAAAGCTTAAAGCGTCAACATTACCAGAACAATCAGATGCCTATATTATAGCTGTACCAACTCCTATTCATGAGGATTATCGAGCAAATGTCGACTATGTTGTTTCAGCATGTGAGAAAATTGCACCACTTGTTCAAGCTGGTGATATTGTAATTGTTGAGTCAACTATTCCTCCTAGAACAATTAGTGATGTAGTTGCTCCTATTTTTAATGAAGTAGGCTTATCAGAAAATGACATATTCTTAGCACATTGTCCTGAAAGAGTATTACCTGGAAGAATCTTAACGGAATTAATTGAAAATACTCGTATTGTTGGCGGATTAACACCTGAAGCAACAAAGAAAGCGGCAGACCTATATCGCCTTGTTGTAACAGGCGATGTAATTGAAACAGATTCTACAACTGCAGAAATGACAAAATTAATGGAAAACACGTTTAGAGATGTTAATATCGCTTTAGCAAATGAATTAGTTAAAATATCTAAACACCTAGGAATCAATGCTCATGATGTTATTCAGTTCGCTAACAAACATCCACGAGTAAACTTGCATTTACCTGGACCAGGCGTTGGTGGGCACTGCTTAGCAGTAGATCCATACTTTATTATTGAAAAAGCTCCTGAACAAGCAAAACTAATACAGACTTCTAGAGATATTAACAATTCTATGCCTTCTTTTGTTGTTCAAAACATTAAGGAAATAATAAGTAATATTGCAAATCCTAAAGTAGCTATATTAGGTGTGACTTATAAGGGGAATATTGATGATTATCGTGAAAGTCCTGCACTTGATGTTATTAATATTCTTGAAGGGGAAAAGAATATTACACTAGCAATTCATGATCCACATGTTTTGAATGAAAAAGCTCCTTTCGACCTATTAAGTTTGGAAGAAGCATTAGACGGTGCAGACTTAGCAGTTATCCTTTCGGATCATCATGAATTCAAAGAGATTGTTAGCTCAAATGTACTAGCTACAATGAATAACAATGTGCTATTTGACACAAAAGGAATATGCACGCAAACGGATGAATCCAATACAGTCCTATATAATTTTAATAACATATACACAATTAAACCTATATAA
- a CDS encoding O-antigen ligase family protein, translating into MGIKEVFSRLKDNSNQLLLIFIIFQPILDILTAFNIYYLGTSITVGLLVRMAFLLFGLLFILLFSESHLKRPIGVYLLFLLSVVGIGFIGNFFSKPVFNIFYEVQFVAKALYFVVMFLSYLLIFTTLHTHKVFVTKFQQYVVYAMTIVGAVLLFTFVTGTGFNTYEYGKAGNKGWFYSGNELSAILSIGFPFVIMYAVRKMNAWKEIYYWLPALTLGFSALMLGTKVGHLSILLVCGLTPIILLIEWLKSAKLKEDTKAIKRNLIVSISAILLFILLTPITPAYTNTAGHYTSVNEKLLEELLEEMEGENEIDNKELEENNALKEKMAENKFFKNKLVTVLLSNRDVYLYRTHTHFVAAPIHQKLFGLGYAGNWEDHPKLIEMDFFDLFYSFGIIGFILFIAPFVITVYLLVKNLFVLKYKMLRADVLFPLVSLALAIGAATIAGHVLYAPAVSIYVAAILAYLLNHSNKIEN; encoded by the coding sequence ATGGGTATTAAAGAGGTCTTTAGTCGATTAAAAGATAATAGTAATCAACTTTTATTAATTTTTATCATTTTTCAACCTATTTTAGATATTTTAACAGCATTCAATATATACTATTTAGGTACAAGCATTACGGTAGGATTACTAGTGCGAATGGCCTTTTTACTATTTGGATTATTGTTTATTTTACTTTTCTCTGAAAGTCACTTGAAAAGACCGATTGGCGTTTATTTACTTTTTTTACTCTCAGTAGTTGGTATAGGATTTATAGGGAACTTTTTTTCTAAACCAGTATTTAATATTTTTTATGAAGTGCAGTTCGTAGCTAAAGCATTATACTTTGTCGTTATGTTTCTATCGTACCTATTAATTTTTACTACACTACATACACACAAAGTATTTGTAACTAAATTCCAGCAATACGTTGTCTATGCAATGACAATTGTAGGGGCAGTTTTATTGTTTACGTTTGTAACAGGTACTGGCTTTAACACATATGAGTACGGAAAAGCAGGAAATAAAGGTTGGTTCTATTCAGGAAATGAGTTAAGTGCCATACTATCCATCGGCTTCCCGTTTGTTATTATGTATGCTGTGAGAAAAATGAACGCCTGGAAGGAAATCTATTATTGGCTGCCTGCGTTAACTTTAGGCTTCTCCGCATTGATGTTAGGAACAAAAGTTGGTCATTTATCCATATTATTAGTTTGTGGACTAACCCCTATCATTTTATTAATAGAATGGTTAAAGTCAGCAAAGTTAAAAGAAGATACGAAAGCAATTAAACGTAACTTAATCGTAAGTATTAGTGCCATTCTATTGTTTATCTTGTTAACTCCTATTACTCCTGCATATACTAATACGGCTGGCCATTACACTTCGGTTAATGAAAAGTTATTAGAAGAATTGTTGGAAGAAATGGAAGGGGAAAACGAAATAGATAATAAAGAATTGGAAGAAAATAATGCCTTAAAGGAAAAAATGGCAGAGAATAAATTCTTTAAGAATAAACTTGTTACAGTTTTACTGAGTAATAGAGATGTTTATTTATATCGTACACATACACATTTTGTTGCAGCTCCAATTCACCAAAAACTATTCGGTTTAGGATATGCAGGAAATTGGGAAGACCATCCAAAATTGATTGAAATGGATTTCTTTGACTTATTTTATTCGTTCGGAATTATTGGTTTCATATTGTTTATTGCTCCATTTGTTATTACAGTATATTTATTAGTGAAAAATCTATTTGTGCTTAAATATAAAATGTTAAGAGCGGATGTATTATTCCCTTTAGTTTCGTTGGCATTAGCAATTGGTGCAGCCACAATAGCAGGACACGTATTATATGCTCCAGCTGTTAGTATATATGTGGCTGCTATACTTGCTTATTTATTAAATCATTCTAATAAAATAGAAAACTGA